GGGAACTCGTCGCGGCGGGGCCTGCCGAGGGAATGCAGTCGGCCGGGGAGGCCGAGGAGGCGTCGGCCCTGCCGGCCGAGCTGGAGCAGGTCCCGGCCGAGGCGATGGAGGACCAGTCGACCGCCGTTCAGCCGGACGCGGCGGCCGCGGAGTCGCCGGAGCCGTCACCGCTAGAGCTGGAGGCGCCGCTGGACGAGCCGGAGGTGGCGTCGGCGCCGGTCGACGAGGCCGTCGAGCCAGAGCTGGCGCCAGGGCCGGTTCCTGAACTGGAGCCCAAGCAAGGCCCCGAGCCCGCGCCCGACCTGGCGCAGGAGGCGGAGGACGCGGCGCCAGAGCGGGCGGCTCCATCGCCGGTCGAGGACGCGCCCGTGCTGCGGCGGTCTCACCAGTCGGCGCTGCGCCCGGTCGAGCGGCTGGCCCAGGCGCGGTTGCTCGCGCGGGTGAGCCGAGGGGAGGCGCTTCCGTCGGGTCTGGAGACGCTGCTGCCCGGCGTGCCGGCGCAGCTGCTGCGCGACGTGTCCATCCACACGGACACCGCGGCGGCCCGAGCGGCAGAGCGCCTGCATGCCGAGGCGTTCACCATCGGTACCCACGTCTACTTCGCTGAGGGGCGGTTCGCGCTGCAGTCGAGCGATGGCCTCGCGCTGCTCGCCCACGAGCTGGCCCACGTCGCGCAGTACCGGACAGGTCGGCTGGCTGGTCTCCCCGCGGTGTCGCAGCCCAGCGACCCGGTTGAGCACGAGGCGGACGGGTGGGCGGTCCGTTGGCGCGCACCGGCGGCGGTCGAGGCCGACGGCGCTGCGGGCGCCGAGCCTGCGCGGGCCAACGTGGCGATCCAGCCGGATCCGAGCGCGGCGGAAGCACCCGAGCCCATCAACGACGGCCGGACGCTGCCCCGCTCGGCCGTGCCGTCGGACGGGCCCGTACTGCGCCGGGCGACGGACACGGCCAGGACCTTCTTCGACAAGTCCTACTTCGCCCAGGCCGACGAGTGGAGCTCGGTCAGCGGCGACATCGACGGCTCGCTGGCAGCCGATACCCAGGCGACGACGGCCGCATTCCCGACGCCGCAAGCGGAGCTGGGGCCGGCGTCGCAGGCTCCGACGCCGGCCTCAGCCGCGCCGACGACGCTGTCGCTAGGCGAGCAGGTTCCGGAGCCCGGCGCCGACACCGGGCAGGTCCAACCGGAAGCGACCGAGACGCCCGCGGCTCCGGCCACACCCGCCACGCCGCGGATCGCGTTCGGGGCCGACGGGGACTCGTCGGCGGCCCAGCGCAACTTCTCGGCAGCGCTGGGCCAGGTGCCGACATCGCTGGACAGCCTGGAGACATCGCCGCTGCCGCCGCCCGTGGAGCTGACCGGGTCGGCAGACCCGGCGCAGGCGGCCGAGCAGGCGCAGACGGCGGCCCAGCAGGCGGAGACCCTGCGGGGTCAGGCGGCGGCCAACGTTGACAACGGCCCGGGGCCGGAGCAGGTGCAGCCTCGCAGCATCCGCGACGCCCGCCTCATCGAGGAGGCCCAGGCGCCGGCGTCCGAGCCCCTGCCCGAGATCGGGCGGATGACGGAGATCGAGGCGGCCGGGACGGTCACCGCCGAGATCCAGGCCGAGACCGACGCCCAGGGCCAGGCGCAGATCGACGCGACGCTCGCCGAGGCGAAGACCCAGCTCGACGACGCGGCGATCGAGGCGGACGAGAAGCAGGCCCAGGAGGTCCAGGGCGCCGAGCAGGAGAATGCGCGGCTCAACGCGGAGGCCAACGCCGAGCAGGAGTTCGCCGTCTCCGAGGCGCGGACGAACATCGAGGACAACAAGGAGGACACCAAGCGCCAGCAGCACGAGAGGGTCGACGAGGCGGAGGTCAAGAACGAGCGGGAGCGGCAGAAGCTCGCGGACGACGTCGACGCCCGGGTGGAGCAGGACGAGCAGCGCATCGACGACGCGTTCTCCGACGCCGAGCGGGACGCCGAGCGGGTGAAGGGCGAGGGCGAGGCCGAGGCCGAGCGCAAGAAGCGTGAGGCCGAGCGGGACGCCGAGAACGACTCGTGGTGGGACCGTGTGGCGGACGCCATCTCCAGCGCATTCGCGGCGTTGACGAGCTTCATCGGCGATGTCTTCGACGCGGCCATCAGCGCCGTGGGCGCGATCATCGACGCGGTCAAGGAGGCCGCGGCGGCGATCATCAACGCCGTCCGCGACTTCGTGGTCAGCGCGCTCCAGGCCCTTGGCGACGTCCTGACGGGGCTGATCGACGACCTGCTGGGGGACATCTTCCCTGTGCTGGCGGCCGCGCTGACCCAGCTCGTCAACGCCGCGGTCGACCGGGCGGTCTCGGCGGTCAACGCGCTGGCCGATGCGCTCATCGCGGGCATCAACGCGCTGTTGGACGCCATCGGTGGCGCCATCACGGCGATCCTGGAGGCCTACCAGGCGGCCATCAACGCGGCGCTGGCCTTTGCGCAGGCGCTGCTGACCGGCGACTGGGCGGCCCTGGGGCGGATGATCCTCGAGGCCGTCCTGACCCTGGCCGGTATCCCGCCCGAGGCCTTTTACGCGCTCATCGCCCGGGCGATGGGGGCGCTCGACACGATCATCGACGACCCGGGCGCGTTCGTCGGCAACGTCATCAATGCCGTCGGCCAGGGCTTCCGGAGCTTCGCCGACAACATCCTGACCCACCTTCAGGAGGGATTCTTCCGGTGGATCGTGGGACCGCTGGGCGAGCTGGGCGTCACGCTGCCGACGAGCTGGGACATCGTCGGCATTCTGGGCCTGGTGTTGCAGGTTCTGGGCCTCACGGCGTCCGGCATCCGCAGCATCATCGTCGAGGTGCTAGGCGAAGCGGCGGGCGCAATCTTCGACTTCGTGTGGCGCTACGTCGACGCGCTGATCACCGGCGGCTGGGAGGGCTTGTGGGAGCAGATCCAGAACGACCTGTCCCAGCTGTGGAGCACGGTCGTGGACGGCATCAAGGACTACCTGATCGAGACCATCGTCACCCAGGCCGTCCTGCGTATCGCGACCATGTTCAACCCGGTCGGCGCGCTGCTGAATGCCGTGATGATGGTGTGGAACGTCTACAACTTCCTCCGCACCAACATCCAGCGAATCTGGGGCGTCGTCACCTCCATCGTGAACATGATCGCCACGATCGTCGCCGGCAATATCACGCCGGCCGCCCAGGCCGTGGAGAACGCCATCGCGAGTCTCATCCCCATCGCCATCTCGCTGCTGGCCAACCTGCTGGGCCTGGGCGGCCTGACCACCAAGGTGCGCGAGGTGCTGGAGAGCGTGCGCGCGGCCGTGCGCAACGCGATCGTGAGCCTCATCCGCCGCGTGCAGGGGCTCTTCAGCGGCGGAGGGACCCGCGACGACGACGCCGCTACCGATCCGAGCGGCGGCGACCAGGAGATCGGCCAGGACGCTCCGGCGAGCGGCGGTGGCGAGTCGCACACTGTCACCATCGACCAGGTAGGCAGCGACGCGCGCCTGATGATCAACACGACCCCCACGCCCGCGGAGCATTGGGTCAACGACCTCCCGAGTCGCGCGCCGTGGTCGAGCATGGCCAACAACGAGGACTTTCGGACGAAGAAGCAGAACGCGCTCGCGCTCGCGGCACAGATCGACACGGAGGCAGACGCGCTCGCGCGCCTGGTGGTGCAGCACGCGTCCGACGAGAGCCCGCCGCCGGTCGAGGATGACTCGGTCGAAAGCAAGCAACGGCAGTTCGCGCAGGCCGTCAGCCAGTTGTTGGCGTTGGGTCGCATCGAGGATCCAGTAGCGTTCTTCAGCGACCAGCTCGGGGAGATGCCGCCGGGGGCGCACCTCTACGCGACCGAGCAGCTCGGCGGGCTGCCGGACAACCTCCGGGTCCCCGAGTGGGACCTGGTCGGGGACTGGCTCGGGCAGCGGACCGGGTTCGATCGTTTCCTCGGCGAGAACAGCCGGGTCGGCAATGATACGAAGCTCATCAACGACGCCGCCGTCCAGGCTAGGCTCACTCAACTAGCCAACGGGCCGGTGCCGAACGAGGATGTGATCGGTGTCGTCGGGCGGGCCAAGCCGAAGATCCACCAGGGGAACGCCCCGTATGGCGCCCTGAACACCGCGTTCAAGGCGTTCACCTTCTCCGCGTCCACCGCATCGGCTGCACGCTCAGCAGCGGATGGCGCGTACGCCGACCGGGACAACGGTGACATCGCGTACGTCACGAACACGCTACGGCCCCAGGATCAGGCGTTGGTGGATCAGTACGACGCGCTGATCGTGCCGATGCAGCGCAGCGGGGAGATCGCCGGCAACGCCATAGGTCTCCGGAACCAGTTCGAGGGACAACTGCGCAGCTCGAGCGGGTTGAAGTACATGTTCGCGGCCGGATTCGGAACCCAGATGCGACAGATCATCCAGGCGGCGACCCTGCCTACACGATTACGTGGAGTGGAGGTCAGCGTCGGAGACCGCCGTGCCGACTACACCGAGTGGACCGAAGGAGACCTCGTCACGGTCGTCGAGGTGAAGAACTGGACCGGACGGGCTCGCTGGACGCGCGAGCAGCGGCTCGACCGGGTCCTCGAAGCAGTTGCACAGGTTCAGGACCACCTCACGTCGCCCGCCACCGATGATGGAGACCCGATCGGCGGTGTTCGGCTCGAGGTCCGCGGCGGGGCGCCGGCGTTGCTCCAGAGCCGCGCGGCCGGGCTATCGGCGTTCGCGGCAGCCCAGCCGACCAAGATCCCAGGCAGAAGCAAGCGTTTCGACCTCAGCGTGATCTCTTGAAAGCAAAGACCGTTGCCATCGTCCTCGTGTTGTCCCGCGACGAGCAGCCCTCGGGCGCCACAGGCCTCGCTCGGCGGTTCGTTTCGGCGATGCCGAGCGACGACGGTCAGGTGGCCGTGCCGT
This portion of the bacterium genome encodes:
- a CDS encoding DUF4157 domain-containing protein — translated: MRDKKRAEVTVKAAARKTRAQVAKDEGESAAAEVRLPPWRELVAAGPAEGMQSAGEAEEASALPAELEQVPAEAMEDQSTAVQPDAAAAESPEPSPLELEAPLDEPEVASAPVDEAVEPELAPGPVPELEPKQGPEPAPDLAQEAEDAAPERAAPSPVEDAPVLRRSHQSALRPVERLAQARLLARVSRGEALPSGLETLLPGVPAQLLRDVSIHTDTAAARAAERLHAEAFTIGTHVYFAEGRFALQSSDGLALLAHELAHVAQYRTGRLAGLPAVSQPSDPVEHEADGWAVRWRAPAAVEADGAAGAEPARANVAIQPDPSAAEAPEPINDGRTLPRSAVPSDGPVLRRATDTARTFFDKSYFAQADEWSSVSGDIDGSLAADTQATTAAFPTPQAELGPASQAPTPASAAPTTLSLGEQVPEPGADTGQVQPEATETPAAPATPATPRIAFGADGDSSAAQRNFSAALGQVPTSLDSLETSPLPPPVELTGSADPAQAAEQAQTAAQQAETLRGQAAANVDNGPGPEQVQPRSIRDARLIEEAQAPASEPLPEIGRMTEIEAAGTVTAEIQAETDAQGQAQIDATLAEAKTQLDDAAIEADEKQAQEVQGAEQENARLNAEANAEQEFAVSEARTNIEDNKEDTKRQQHERVDEAEVKNERERQKLADDVDARVEQDEQRIDDAFSDAERDAERVKGEGEAEAERKKREAERDAENDSWWDRVADAISSAFAALTSFIGDVFDAAISAVGAIIDAVKEAAAAIINAVRDFVVSALQALGDVLTGLIDDLLGDIFPVLAAALTQLVNAAVDRAVSAVNALADALIAGINALLDAIGGAITAILEAYQAAINAALAFAQALLTGDWAALGRMILEAVLTLAGIPPEAFYALIARAMGALDTIIDDPGAFVGNVINAVGQGFRSFADNILTHLQEGFFRWIVGPLGELGVTLPTSWDIVGILGLVLQVLGLTASGIRSIIVEVLGEAAGAIFDFVWRYVDALITGGWEGLWEQIQNDLSQLWSTVVDGIKDYLIETIVTQAVLRIATMFNPVGALLNAVMMVWNVYNFLRTNIQRIWGVVTSIVNMIATIVAGNITPAAQAVENAIASLIPIAISLLANLLGLGGLTTKVREVLESVRAAVRNAIVSLIRRVQGLFSGGGTRDDDAATDPSGGDQEIGQDAPASGGGESHTVTIDQVGSDARLMINTTPTPAEHWVNDLPSRAPWSSMANNEDFRTKKQNALALAAQIDTEADALARLVVQHASDESPPPVEDDSVESKQRQFAQAVSQLLALGRIEDPVAFFSDQLGEMPPGAHLYATEQLGGLPDNLRVPEWDLVGDWLGQRTGFDRFLGENSRVGNDTKLINDAAVQARLTQLANGPVPNEDVIGVVGRAKPKIHQGNAPYGALNTAFKAFTFSASTASAARSAADGAYADRDNGDIAYVTNTLRPQDQALVDQYDALIVPMQRSGEIAGNAIGLRNQFEGQLRSSSGLKYMFAAGFGTQMRQIIQAATLPTRLRGVEVSVGDRRADYTEWTEGDLVTVVEVKNWTGRARWTREQRLDRVLEAVAQVQDHLTSPATDDGDPIGGVRLEVRGGAPALLQSRAAGLSAFAAAQPTKIPGRSKRFDLSVIS